The following proteins come from a genomic window of Pseudomonas sp. WJP1:
- the nuoC gene encoding NADH-quinone oxidoreductase subunit C/D, translating into MTTGSALYIPPYKADDQDVVVELNNRFGPEAFTAQATRTGMPVLWVARAKLVEVLTFLRNLPKPYVMLYDLHGVDERLRTKRQGLPNGVDFSVFYHLMSIERNSDVMIKVALSESDLSLPTVTSIWPNANWYEREVWDMYGIDFKGHPHLSRIMMPPTWEGHPLRKDFPARATEFDPYSLTLAKQQLEEEAARFKPEDWGMKRSGPNEDYMFLNLGPNHPSAHGAFRIILQLDGEEIVDCVPDVGYHHRGAEKMAERQSWHSFIPYTDRIDYLGGVMNNLPYVLSVEKLAGIKVPEKVDVIRIMMAEFFRITSHLLFLGTYIQDVGAMTPVFFTFTDRQRAYTVIEAITGFRLHPAWYRIGGVAHDLPRGWEKLVKDFVEWMPKRLDEYQKAALDNSILRGRTIGVADYNTKQALEWGVTGAGLRSTGCDFDLRKARPYSGYENFEFEVPLAANGDAYDRCIVRVEEMRQSIKIIDQCLRNMPEGPYKADHPLTTPPPKERTLQHIETLITHFLQVSWGPVMPANESFQMIEATKGINSYYLTSDGGTMSYRTRIRTPSFPHLQQIPSVIKGSMVADLIAYLGSIDFVMADVDR; encoded by the coding sequence ATGACTACAGGCAGTGCTCTGTACATCCCGCCTTACAAGGCAGACGACCAGGATGTGGTCGTCGAACTGAACAACCGTTTTGGCCCGGAGGCGTTCACCGCCCAGGCTACCCGCACCGGCATGCCGGTGCTTTGGGTTGCCCGCGCCAAACTCGTCGAAGTCCTGACCTTCCTGCGCAACCTGCCCAAGCCGTACGTCATGCTCTATGACCTGCATGGCGTGGACGAGCGTCTGCGCACCAAGCGTCAAGGGCTGCCGAACGGCGTCGACTTCTCCGTGTTCTACCACCTGATGTCGATCGAACGTAATAGTGACGTAATGATCAAGGTCGCCTTGTCCGAGAGCGACCTCAGCCTGCCGACCGTTACCAGCATCTGGCCGAACGCCAACTGGTACGAGCGTGAAGTCTGGGACATGTACGGCATCGACTTCAAAGGCCACCCGCACCTGTCGCGCATCATGATGCCGCCGACCTGGGAAGGTCACCCGCTGCGCAAGGACTTCCCGGCCCGTGCCACCGAGTTCGATCCGTACAGCCTGACCCTGGCCAAGCAACAGCTCGAGGAAGAAGCCGCGCGCTTCAAGCCTGAAGACTGGGGCATGAAGCGTTCCGGCCCGAACGAGGACTACATGTTCCTCAACCTGGGTCCCAACCACCCTTCGGCGCACGGTGCGTTCCGTATCATCCTGCAGCTGGACGGTGAAGAGATCGTCGATTGCGTACCGGACGTCGGCTACCACCACCGTGGTGCCGAGAAGATGGCCGAGCGTCAGTCCTGGCACAGCTTCATCCCTTACACCGACCGTATCGACTACCTCGGCGGCGTGATGAACAACCTGCCGTACGTGCTCTCGGTCGAGAAGCTGGCCGGCATCAAGGTGCCGGAGAAGGTCGACGTCATCCGCATCATGATGGCCGAGTTCTTCCGGATCACCAGCCACCTGCTGTTCCTGGGTACCTACATCCAGGACGTCGGCGCCATGACCCCGGTGTTCTTCACCTTTACCGACCGTCAGCGTGCCTACACGGTGATCGAAGCCATCACCGGTTTCCGCCTGCACCCGGCCTGGTATCGCATCGGTGGTGTCGCCCACGACCTGCCGCGCGGCTGGGAAAAACTGGTCAAGGACTTCGTCGAGTGGATGCCAAAGCGCCTGGACGAATACCAGAAAGCCGCCCTGGACAACAGCATCCTGCGTGGCCGCACCATCGGCGTCGCCGACTACAACACCAAGCAAGCCCTGGAATGGGGTGTCACCGGTGCCGGCCTGCGTTCCACCGGTTGCGACTTCGACCTGCGTAAAGCACGTCCATACTCCGGCTACGAGAACTTCGAATTCGAAGTACCGCTGGCGGCCAATGGCGATGCCTACGACCGTTGCATCGTGCGCGTGGAAGAAATGCGCCAGAGCATCAAGATCATCGACCAGTGCCTGCGCAACATGCCGGAAGGCCCGTACAAGGCGGATCACCCGCTGACTACCCCGCCACCGAAAGAGCGCACGCTGCAGCACATCGAAACCTTGATCACGCACTTCCTGCAAGTTTCGTGGGGCCCGGTCATGCCGGCCAACGAATCCTTCCAGATGATCGAAGCGACCAAGGGCATCAACAGTTATTACCTGACGAGCGATGGCGGCACCATGAGCTACCGCACCCGGATTCGTACCCCAAGCTTCCCGCACCTGCAGCAGATCCCTTCGGTGATCAAAGGCAGCATGGTCGCGGACTTGATCGCGTACCTGGGTAGTATCGATTTCGTTATGGCCGACGTGGACCGCTAA
- the nuoE gene encoding NADH-quinone oxidoreductase subunit NuoE: protein MNSTLIQTDRFTLSETERSAIEHELHHYEDPRAASIEALKIVQKERGWVPDGALYAIGEILGIPASDVEGVATFYSQIFRQPVGRHIIRVCDSMVCYIGGHESVVSEIQSKLGIGLGQTTTDGRFTLLPVCCLGNCDKAPALMIDDDTFGDVQPAGVAKLLEGYV from the coding sequence ATGAACAGCACGCTTATCCAGACAGACCGTTTCACCTTGAGTGAAACCGAGCGCTCGGCCATCGAGCACGAGCTGCATCACTACGAAGACCCGCGCGCGGCGTCGATCGAAGCCCTGAAGATCGTCCAGAAGGAACGTGGCTGGGTGCCGGACGGCGCCCTGTACGCCATCGGCGAGATCCTCGGCATCCCGGCCAGCGACGTTGAAGGCGTGGCGACGTTCTACAGCCAGATCTTCCGTCAGCCAGTAGGCCGTCACATCATTCGCGTCTGCGACAGCATGGTCTGCTACATCGGCGGCCACGAGTCGGTGGTCAGCGAAATCCAGAGCAAACTCGGCATCGGCCTGGGTCAGACCACCACCGACGGTCGTTTCACCCTGCTGCCGGTCTGCTGCCTCGGCAACTGCGACAAGGCGCCGGCGTTGATGATCGACGACGACACTTTCGGTGATGTGCAGCCAGCAGGCGTTGCCAAATTGCTCGAGGGCTACGTATGA
- the nuoF gene encoding NADH-quinone oxidoreductase subunit NuoF — MTLTSFGPANRIKRSAETHPLTWRLRDDGEAVWLDEYQAKNGYAAARKAFADMAQDDIVQTVKDSGLKGRGGAGFPTGVKWGLMPKDESINIRYLLCNADEMEPNTWKDRMLMEQLPHLLIEGMLISARALKTYRGYIFLRGEYTTAAKHLNRAVEEAKAAGLLGKNILGSGFDFELFVHTGAGRYICGEETALINSLEGRRANPRSKPPFPAAVGVWGKPTCVNNVETLCNVPAIIADGVDWYKSLAREGSEDMGTKLMGFSGKVKNPGLWELPFGVTARELFEDYAGGMRDGYKLKAWQPGGAGTGFLLPEHLDAQMYAGGIAKVGTRMGTGLAMAVDDSVNMVSLLRNMEQFFARESCGFCTPCRDGLPWSVKLLMAIENGEGQAGDIETLLGLVGFLGPGKTFCAHAPGAVEPLGSAIKYFRHEFEAGIAPTRAAVPPLARPIVVGA, encoded by the coding sequence ATGACCCTGACTTCCTTCGGCCCGGCCAACCGCATCAAGCGTTCGGCCGAGACTCACCCGCTTACCTGGCGCCTGCGTGACGACGGCGAAGCCGTATGGCTCGACGAGTACCAGGCCAAGAACGGTTACGCTGCTGCGCGCAAGGCCTTCGCCGACATGGCCCAGGACGATATCGTCCAGACCGTGAAAGACTCCGGCCTCAAGGGTCGCGGCGGTGCAGGCTTCCCCACTGGCGTGAAGTGGGGCCTGATGCCCAAAGACGAATCCATCAACATCCGCTACCTGCTGTGCAACGCGGATGAAATGGAGCCGAACACCTGGAAAGACCGCATGCTGATGGAGCAACTGCCCCATCTGCTGATCGAAGGCATGCTGATCAGTGCCCGCGCACTGAAAACCTACCGTGGCTACATCTTCCTGCGTGGCGAGTACACCACCGCCGCCAAGCACCTCAACCGTGCCGTGGAAGAAGCCAAGGCAGCGGGCCTGCTGGGTAAAAACATCCTGGGCAGCGGCTTCGATTTCGAGCTGTTCGTGCACACCGGCGCCGGGCGTTACATCTGCGGTGAAGAAACCGCGTTGATCAACTCCCTCGAAGGCCGCCGCGCCAACCCGCGCTCCAAGCCGCCCTTCCCGGCCGCCGTTGGCGTGTGGGGCAAGCCGACCTGCGTGAACAACGTCGAGACCCTGTGCAACGTGCCGGCAATCATTGCCGACGGCGTGGACTGGTACAAATCGTTGGCTCGCGAAGGCAGCGAAGACATGGGCACCAAGCTCATGGGCTTCTCCGGCAAGGTCAAGAACCCTGGCCTCTGGGAACTGCCATTCGGCGTCACCGCTCGCGAGCTGTTCGAAGACTACGCCGGCGGCATGCGCGACGGTTACAAGCTCAAGGCCTGGCAGCCTGGCGGCGCCGGTACCGGCTTCCTGTTGCCGGAACACCTGGACGCACAAATGTACGCCGGCGGCATCGCCAAGGTGGGCACCCGTATGGGTACCGGCCTGGCCATGGCGGTGGACGACAGCGTCAACATGGTGTCCCTGCTGCGCAACATGGAGCAGTTCTTCGCCCGCGAATCCTGCGGCTTCTGCACCCCGTGCCGCGATGGCCTGCCATGGAGCGTCAAGCTGCTGATGGCCATCGAGAACGGTGAAGGGCAAGCCGGCGACATCGAGACCCTGCTGGGTCTGGTCGGCTTCCTCGGCCCTGGCAAGACCTTCTGTGCTCACGCACCGGGTGCCGTGGAGCCGTTGGGCAGTGCCATCAAATACTTCCGCCACGAGTTCGAAGCCGGCATCGCGCCTACCCGCGCCGCCGTCCCGCCTCTGGCCAGGCCGATCGTAGTCGGCGCGTAA
- the nuoG gene encoding NADH-quinone oxidoreductase subunit NuoG, whose product MATIHVDGKALEVDGADNLLQACLSLGLDIPYFCWHPALGSVGACRQCAVKQYTDENDTRGRIVMSCMTPATDGTWISIDDEESKAFRASVVEWLMTNHPHDCPVCEEGGHCHLQDMTVMTGHNERRYRFTKRTHQNQQLGPFISHEMNRCIACYRCVRFYKDYAGGTDLGVFGAHDNVYFGRVEDGVLESEFSGNLTEVCPTGVFTDKTHSERYNRKWDMQFSPSICHGCSSGCNISPGERYGELRRIENRYNGSVNQYFLCDRGRFGYGYVNRTDRPRQPLLANGAKLSLDEALDKAADLLRGRNIVGIGSPRASLESNYALRELVGAEHFYSGIEAAELERIRLVLQVLKDSPLPVPNMRDIEDHDAIFVLGEDLTQTAARVALSLRQSVKGKAEDMADAMRVQPWLDAAVKNIGQHALNPLFIASLAETKLDDIAEECVHAAPDDLARIGFAVAHALDASAPAVEGLDAEALELAKRIADALLAAKRPLIIAGTSLGSKALIEAAANIAKALKLREKNGSISLIVPEANSLGLAMLGGESVDAALQAVIDGKADAIVVLENDLYTRTDKAKVDAALTAAKVLIAADHQKTATSDRAHLVLPAASFAEGDGTLVSQEGRAQRFFQVFDPKYMDASILVHEGWRWLHALRATLLNKPIDWTQLDHVTAAVASSTPQLNRIVDAAPSAAFRIKGMKLAREPLRYSGRTAMRADISVHEPRTPQDKDTAFAFSMEGYSGSAEPRQQVPFAWSPGWNSPQAWNKFQDEVGGHIRAGDPGTRLIESSGDSLNWFAAVPRAFNPAPGTWQVVPFFHLFGSEENSSKAAPVQERIPAAYVALAKSEADRLGVNDGAMLSLNVAGQTLRLPLRINEELGAGLVALPAGIAGIPPAIFGKSVDGLQEAAQ is encoded by the coding sequence ATGGCCACTATCCACGTAGACGGCAAAGCGCTCGAAGTCGACGGGGCAGACAACCTGTTACAGGCATGTCTGTCGCTAGGCCTCGATATTCCTTACTTCTGCTGGCACCCCGCCCTTGGCAGCGTTGGCGCTTGCCGCCAGTGCGCGGTCAAGCAGTACACCGACGAGAACGACACCCGTGGTCGTATCGTCATGTCCTGCATGACCCCTGCCACCGATGGCACCTGGATCTCCATCGACGATGAAGAGTCCAAGGCGTTTCGCGCCAGCGTTGTTGAATGGCTGATGACCAACCACCCTCACGACTGCCCGGTCTGTGAGGAAGGCGGTCACTGCCACCTGCAAGACATGACGGTAATGACCGGCCACAACGAGCGCCGTTACCGCTTCACCAAGCGTACCCACCAGAACCAGCAACTGGGCCCGTTCATTTCCCACGAAATGAACCGCTGCATCGCTTGCTACCGCTGCGTGCGCTTCTATAAAGACTACGCTGGCGGCACCGACCTCGGCGTATTCGGCGCCCACGACAACGTGTACTTCGGTCGCGTTGAAGACGGCGTGCTGGAAAGCGAGTTCTCCGGCAACCTCACCGAGGTATGCCCGACCGGTGTGTTCACCGACAAGACTCACTCCGAGCGCTACAACCGTAAGTGGGACATGCAGTTCTCGCCGAGCATCTGCCATGGCTGCTCCAGCGGTTGCAACATCTCCCCGGGCGAGCGCTACGGCGAACTGCGTCGTATCGAAAACCGCTACAACGGTTCGGTCAACCAGTACTTCCTGTGCGACCGTGGCCGTTTCGGCTATGGCTATGTCAACCGCACCGACCGTCCACGTCAGCCACTGCTGGCCAACGGCGCCAAGCTGAGCCTCGACGAAGCCCTGGATAAAGCCGCTGACCTGCTGCGCGGTCGCAACATCGTCGGCATCGGATCGCCACGCGCCAGCCTCGAAAGCAACTACGCGTTGCGCGAACTGGTCGGCGCCGAGCACTTCTACTCCGGTATCGAAGCCGCCGAGTTGGAACGTATCCGTCTGGTACTGCAGGTGCTCAAAGACAGCCCGCTGCCTGTGCCGAACATGCGCGACATCGAAGACCACGACGCCATCTTCGTCCTCGGTGAAGACCTGACCCAGACCGCCGCCCGTGTGGCGCTGTCCCTGCGTCAATCGGTCAAGGGCAAGGCCGAAGACATGGCCGACGCCATGCGCGTCCAGCCTTGGCTCGACGCCGCGGTGAAGAACATCGGCCAGCACGCGCTGAACCCGCTGTTCATCGCAAGCCTGGCTGAAACCAAGCTCGACGACATCGCTGAAGAGTGCGTGCACGCAGCGCCCGACGACCTGGCCCGCATCGGTTTCGCCGTGGCTCACGCCCTCGACGCCAGCGCTCCAGCCGTAGAAGGCCTGGACGCCGAAGCCCTCGAGCTGGCCAAGCGCATCGCCGACGCCCTGCTCGCGGCCAAGCGCCCGCTGATCATCGCCGGTACCTCCCTGGGTTCCAAAGCGCTGATCGAGGCTGCCGCCAACATCGCCAAGGCCCTGAAGCTGCGCGAGAAGAACGGTTCCATCAGCCTGATCGTGCCAGAGGCCAACAGCCTCGGCCTGGCCATGCTCGGTGGCGAATCGGTCGACGCCGCGCTGCAAGCGGTGATCGACGGTAAAGCCGACGCCATCGTCGTGCTGGAAAACGACCTGTACACCCGTACCGACAAAGCGAAGGTCGATGCTGCCCTGACCGCCGCCAAAGTGCTGATCGCGGCTGATCACCAGAAGACCGCCACCAGCGATCGCGCGCACCTGGTCCTGCCAGCCGCCAGCTTCGCTGAAGGCGACGGTACCCTGGTCAGCCAGGAAGGCCGCGCCCAGCGTTTCTTCCAGGTGTTCGATCCGAAGTACATGGATGCCAGCATCCTGGTTCACGAAGGCTGGCGCTGGCTGCATGCCCTGCGCGCGACCCTGCTGAACAAGCCGATCGACTGGACCCAACTGGACCACGTCACCGCCGCCGTGGCTTCGAGCACGCCGCAACTGAACCGCATCGTCGATGCTGCACCGTCCGCCGCGTTCCGCATCAAGGGCATGAAACTGGCCCGTGAACCGCTGCGTTACTCCGGTCGTACCGCCATGCGTGCCGACATCAGCGTGCACGAGCCGCGTACCCCGCAGGACAAGGACACCGCGTTCGCCTTCTCCATGGAAGGTTACTCGGGTTCGGCCGAACCACGTCAGCAAGTGCCATTCGCCTGGTCTCCGGGCTGGAACTCGCCGCAAGCCTGGAACAAGTTCCAGGACGAAGTCGGTGGTCACATCCGCGCTGGCGACCCGGGCACCCGCCTGATCGAAAGCAGCGGTGATTCGCTGAACTGGTTCGCCGCTGTTCCGCGCGCGTTCAACCCGGCCCCGGGTACCTGGCAGGTCGTGCCGTTCTTCCACCTGTTCGGCAGCGAAGAGAACTCTTCGAAAGCCGCGCCGGTCCAGGAACGCATCCCGGCCGCCTACGTCGCCCTGGCCAAGTCCGAAGCCGACCGCCTGGGTGTCAACGACGGCGCCATGCTGAGCTTGAACGTGGCTGGCCAGACCCTGCGTCTGCCGCTGCGCATCAACGAAGAACTGGGCGCTGGCCTGGTGGCCTTGCCTGCGGGCATCGCCGGCATTCCGCCAGCAATCTTTGGCAAATCCGTTGACGGTCTGCAGGAGGCAGCGCAATGA
- the nuoH gene encoding NADH-quinone oxidoreductase subunit NuoH: protein MTLFTPEVIDIIIAVLKAVVILLAVVVCGALLSWVERRLLALWQDRYGPNRVGPFGAFQIAADMIKMFFKEDWTPPFADKMIFTLAPVVAMSALLIAFAIIPITPTWGVADINIGILFFFAMAGLSVYAVLFAGWSSNNKFALLGSLRASAQTVSYEVFMGLSLMGIVIQVGSFNMRDIVEYQAQNMWFIIPQIFGFLTFFIAGVAVTHRHPFDQPEAEQELADGYHIEYAGMKWGMFFVGEYIGIVLISALLVTLFFGGWHGPFNILPQIPFIWFALKTAFFIMMFILLRASIPRPRYDQVMDFSWKFCLPLTLVNMLVTAAIVLLNTPAVAAQ from the coding sequence ATGACCTTGTTCACTCCTGAAGTGATCGACATCATCATCGCGGTCCTCAAGGCCGTGGTGATCCTGCTTGCCGTGGTGGTCTGCGGCGCCCTGCTCAGCTGGGTCGAGCGTCGCCTGCTCGCCCTCTGGCAGGACCGTTACGGTCCGAACCGCGTCGGTCCGTTCGGCGCGTTCCAGATCGCCGCCGACATGATCAAGATGTTCTTCAAGGAAGACTGGACGCCTCCATTCGCCGACAAGATGATCTTCACCCTGGCACCGGTAGTCGCCATGAGCGCCCTGCTGATTGCCTTCGCGATCATCCCGATCACCCCGACCTGGGGCGTGGCGGACATCAACATCGGCATCCTGTTCTTCTTCGCCATGGCCGGCCTGTCGGTCTACGCGGTGCTGTTCGCCGGCTGGTCGAGCAACAACAAGTTCGCCCTGCTGGGCAGCTTGCGGGCCTCGGCACAGACCGTGTCGTACGAAGTGTTCATGGGCCTGTCGTTGATGGGCATCGTGATCCAGGTGGGCTCGTTCAACATGCGCGACATCGTTGAATACCAAGCGCAGAACATGTGGTTCATCATTCCGCAGATCTTCGGTTTCCTGACCTTCTTCATCGCTGGCGTGGCCGTGACTCACCGTCACCCGTTCGACCAGCCGGAAGCGGAACAGGAACTGGCCGACGGTTACCACATTGAATACGCCGGTATGAAATGGGGCATGTTCTTCGTTGGCGAGTACATCGGCATCGTGTTGATTTCGGCACTGCTGGTGACCTTGTTCTTCGGTGGCTGGCACGGTCCGTTCAACATCCTGCCGCAGATCCCGTTCATCTGGTTCGCACTGAAAACCGCTTTCTTCATCATGATGTTCATCCTGTTGCGCGCCTCGATTCCGCGCCCACGGTATGACCAGGTGATGGATTTCAGCTGGAAGTTCTGCTTGCCGCTGACCCTCGTCAACATGCTGGTGACCGCTGCGATCGTGTTGCTCAACACGCCCGCCGTCGCGGCTCAGTGA
- the nuoI gene encoding NADH-quinone oxidoreductase subunit NuoI, translating to MKYIFDIVHGFYTQLRSLVMIFGHAFRKRDTLQYPEEPVYLPPRYRGRIVLTRDPDGEERCVACNLCAVACPVGCISLQKAETEDGRWYPDFFRINFSRCIFCGLCEEACPTTAIQLTPDFEMAEFKRQDLVYEKEDLLISGPGKNPDYNFYRVAGMAIAGKPKGSAQNEAEPINVKSLLP from the coding sequence ATGAAGTACATATTTGACATCGTGCATGGCTTCTACACCCAGCTTCGCAGCCTGGTGATGATTTTCGGCCACGCCTTCCGCAAGCGCGACACGTTGCAGTACCCGGAAGAACCGGTCTACCTGCCGCCGCGCTACCGTGGCCGTATCGTCCTGACCCGCGACCCCGACGGCGAAGAGCGTTGCGTAGCCTGCAACCTGTGCGCCGTCGCGTGCCCGGTCGGTTGCATCTCGCTGCAGAAAGCTGAAACCGAAGACGGTCGCTGGTACCCGGATTTCTTCCGCATCAACTTCTCGCGCTGCATTTTCTGCGGCCTCTGCGAGGAAGCCTGCCCGACCACCGCGATCCAGCTGACACCGGATTTCGAAATGGCCGAGTTCAAACGTCAGGACCTGGTTTACGAGAAAGAAGATCTGCTGATCTCCGGCCCCGGCAAAAACCCTGATTACAACTTCTATCGTGTTGCAGGTATGGCGATTGCCGGTAAGCCGAAAGGCTCCGCGCAGAATGAAGCCGAACCGATCAACGTGAAGAGCTTGCTGCCTTAA
- the nuoJ gene encoding NADH-quinone oxidoreductase subunit J → MEFAFYFASGIAVVSTLRVITNTNPVHALLYLIISLIAVAMTFFALGAPFAGVLEVIAYAGAIMVLFVFVVMMLNLGPASVQQERVWLKPGIWGGPVALAALLLVELLYVLFSHQTGEAVGHTTVDAKAVGISLFGPYLLVVELASMLLLAAAVTAFHLGRNEAKEQ, encoded by the coding sequence ATGGAATTCGCTTTCTATTTCGCATCGGGTATCGCTGTGGTGTCCACGCTTCGCGTGATCACCAACACCAACCCTGTGCACGCCCTGCTCTACCTGATCATTTCGCTGATCGCCGTGGCGATGACGTTCTTCGCCCTCGGCGCGCCGTTCGCCGGTGTCCTGGAAGTGATCGCCTACGCTGGCGCCATCATGGTGCTGTTCGTATTCGTGGTGATGATGCTGAACCTGGGGCCCGCCTCGGTTCAGCAGGAGCGCGTCTGGCTCAAGCCCGGTATCTGGGGCGGCCCGGTCGCCCTGGCCGCACTGCTGCTGGTGGAACTGCTGTACGTGCTGTTCTCCCACCAGACCGGTGAAGCCGTCGGCCACACCACCGTAGACGCCAAGGCCGTGGGCATCAGCCTGTTCGGTCCGTACCTGCTGGTGGTCGAACTCGCCTCGATGCTGCTGCTCGCCGCAGCCGTCACGGCGTTCCACTTGGGCCGCAACGAAGCCAAGGAGCAATGA
- the nuoK gene encoding NADH-quinone oxidoreductase subunit NuoK: MPAIPMEHGLAVAGILFCLGLVGLMVRRNILFVLMSLEVMMNASALAFIVAGSRWAQPDGQIMFILVISLAAAEASIGLAILLQLYRRFHTLDIDAASEMRG, encoded by the coding sequence ATGCCTGCTATCCCCATGGAGCATGGTCTGGCGGTCGCCGGCATCCTGTTCTGCCTCGGCCTGGTCGGCCTGATGGTCCGCCGCAACATTCTTTTCGTGCTGATGAGCCTGGAGGTCATGATGAATGCCTCCGCGCTGGCGTTCATCGTTGCCGGTAGCCGCTGGGCGCAGCCGGATGGACAGATCATGTTCATCCTGGTGATCAGCCTGGCAGCCGCCGAGGCCAGTATTGGCCTGGCGATCCTGCTGCAACTGTATCGCCGCTTCCACACGCTCGATATCGACGCTGCCAGTGAGATGCGCGGATGA